The Toxorhynchites rutilus septentrionalis strain SRP chromosome 1, ASM2978413v1, whole genome shotgun sequence genome contains the following window.
CGTGAATCAGATCGTTAAGAAGGGTTACACAGTAGTGTTTTCAAACGCCGGATGCAAGGTGATCAATTCAAACGGTGACACTGTGGCTACGGGTAAGCATGAAAACGACTTGTTTAAGCTCGAACTGCGACAGCAGAATAGCGCTTTGGTATGTCCCTCTGCAATCAGTCTGATGATGTGGCACCAGAGGCTGGGCCATCTGAATTCAAATAGTATTCGCAAGCTAGCGAATGGATTGGCTGATGGAATGAAAGTCGTCGATACGAAGGCAGGAGACTGTAAAGTATGCCCAATGGGAAAACATTGCCGGCATCCCTTTAACAAGGAAGGTTCTCGCGCCGCAGAGGTTCTCGATGTAGTTCATACCGACATCTGCGGGCCCATGGAACATTATTCACTTGGAGGAAATAAATATTTCCTAGTATTCGTCGACGATAAATCCAGAAAAATGTGGGTGTATTTTTTAAAGACGAAATCGGAAGcagaagttttgagaaaattcaaaGAGTTCCACGCAATGGTTGAGCGACAGTCTGAAAGGAAGATGAAAGTGCTTCGCAGCGACAATGGAATGGAGTACCTCAACAAAGGTTTTCAGGATTATTTAAAACTGCACGGTATCCAACATCAGAAGACAAATGCTTACACTCCACAGCAGAACGGAATGGCGGAGCGCGCTAATCGCTCTATAGTTGAGCGAGCTCGATGCTTATTGTTGGAAGCTGGGTTAGCAAAGGCATTCTGGGCCGAAGCTGTTCATACTTCCGTTTATCTCCTCAACCGTTCTCCCACGCAAGGTCACGATTGTACGCCGGAACAGGCGTGGACTGGAAGGAAACCGAATCTGTCTCATCTGCGAATATTTGGTACAAAAGCGATGGTACAAATACCGAAACAACGTCGACAAAAGTTGGATCCTAAGTCTCGGGAGTGCGTATTCGTTGGTTATGATGATAACACAAAAGGGTATCGGCTCTACGACCCGCAATCGCAGAAGGTGTTCACTAGCCGGGGTGTCTGCTTCATTAATGAAGGCGTACCAAGTCCAGTCGACTGTGTGAAACATCGGGACGTGATAGAGTTGAGCTACGAGTTTAACGAACAATCAGCTGACAACGGTGTGGGCGATCACCTGTCCGAAAAAGGTTGTGATGCCAACGAGGACGATGTCTACACGGACTGTGAGGATGATACAGTGATCAACGTGACTCCTGTGCTCCCTCCGCGCAAAACTTCACATCCACCTCAGTCACAGGTGTCGAGGCGTAGCGGTCGGGAGCACAAACTTCCAGGCAAGTACAATGAATTTGAGGTTTCGTTCGAAGGTCTGCCGCATTTCCAATCCTTACAGGGTTCCGATCAGGTCGGAAATAACCAACCGAACCGAGATAATGAGTCGATGCAGCTCGACGTCCAGGAACAGTTAAGTGGAGTCGCAACCGCGATTGATATGGCCGTAGCTAGGAGTACACTAGTAAACGATGATCCGGCAACGCACCAGGAGGCCCTGTCCCGTGAGGATGCAGTTCTGTGGAAGAAAGCGATGTGTGACGAATATGAGGCACTGATGGCAAATAATACATGGACCTTGACAGAATTGCCACCCGGTCGGAAGCCGATTAAATGCAAGTGGGTCTATAAAACCATGCATGATGCGAATGGCAACGTAGATAGACACAAAGCACGCCTAGTTGTGTAAGGTTTTTCGCAGCGAAAGGGGGTGGACTACGATGAAACTTATTCACCCGTTGTACGTCATAGTTCACTGCGATACCTTTTTGCCTTGTCTGCTAAGTACGGGCTTTCAATCGACCAAATGGACGCTATGACAGCCTTCCTCCAAGGAGATTTATCGGAGGAAATTTATATGGAACAGCCTCCCTGTTTTGAGAATTCGGGTCAACGAAATGTGGTGTGTCGATTGAATAAGGCACTTTACGGACTTAAACAGTCCAGTCGCGTTTGGAATGCCAAGCTTGATAAAGCGCTACAAAGCTTCGGGTTAACAAAATCAAAATACGAtccatcccagcaaacattaaatcgtataactttgcacatgataagtcacatataatttcgtatcaaatcacaatcgcataaaatatcaatcaaaatatcgatcatatatatctaaaatcgcataaaatgcaaaaacacgattttccacgtcatcgatggattgagtggtaacgttgtcgtatcaaatcgcatatcagtccaaaaagcatcgcatatcgttatatatggctttatatgcgtacaaaatatggaaTATACGTATattgcctccacttttgtgtgtatatgctagttatctgcatcatatatcatacaaatgtgtcttggttgtatgtatatcgcctccaattatagctattcatacgacttaatgtttgctgggatgtcTCTATTATCAAATAGATGAACGACGGATTCTGTTCGTCGCAATATATGTCGATGATGTGATAATTTTCTCTAGCTACGAAGCGCTTACGAGGGAAATCAAGACGAAACTGAGCAAAACTTTCCGTATGAAGAATCTAGGAAAGGCAAGCAGCTGTCTCGGAATTCGGATTACTCGTGAGAAAAACGCCATAGCACTGGATCAGGAGGCGTACATCGAGTCAGTGCTCACTCGATTCAACATGCACAATTCGAAACCTGTGTCTACTCCGATGAACCCAAGCGTTAAGCTGACCAATGAAACTATCCCGCAAACCGCGGACGAAGTTGAAAAGATGAAAAGGGTGCCTTTTCAGGAAGCAGTGGGCAGTATTATGTATCTCGCCCAGTGTACTAGACCCGACGTTCTCTACGCGGTAAATCAACTGAGTCGCTTCAACACAAATCCTGGACCGATGCATTGGGATGCTGTGAAGCATTTGCTTCGGTATATACGGGGCACGGCCAAGCTTAAGCTACGCTATACGAAGGAAGGAGATTTCGATTTGAAGGGTTATTCCGACGCTAGTTGGGCTTCAGACCTGGATGACAGGAAGTCCACTAGTGGATACATCTTCATGCTACAAGGTGGTGCAGTATCTTGGTGCTGTAAAAGGCAACCAACGGTAGCTCTCTCTACATGTGAGGCGGAATACATGGCGTTGTCAGCTACTGTTTAGGAAGCCATGTGGTGGCGTGGTTTGATAGCTCAGTTTGAATCAAAGAAAACTGTGGAACTATGTTGTGATAACCAGAGTGCAATTTGCATTGCGAAGAACGGTGGATACACACCACGTACGAAACACATTGACATCCGTCATCACTTTATCCGGGATGCCTTGGAACAAAAAGCCGTTACACTGAACTACGTGAGCACCGATCAACAAGTCGCTGATGGTCTGACGAAACCTTTGGACCGCATCAAGCTAGAACGCAATCGATCAGCGATGGGAATAAACGCATCAACTTAAGGGCGTGtgttagaatataaataaataagctGTGGTTTATCTGGAAATTATCTGTGCTCCCTTATGTCACTACTACCAGTATGTAGCTAAACGCAGTTAGCGTTACTTTTTCACTTTTCAATAAACGGTTAAACGATACAGACGCTTTTCTATTCTTCTCTGCGCGTTGTTTCTCTCCAATAATATGTACTATGCGTTTGTATAATCTAAGCTATGTTTCAATTTAGTGAGTGGCTAGCAAAACAAAACTGCAAACTCTACAATCAACGCAAAATCGATGTTTGGAAGCTGTTTACAAAAGGCCTTCGTTGTATTCGACCATCGGGCTGCACCTGTGGTTCTTCCGATTTTAGCACTCCGTGATCTTCAGTCTCTAGTCCAAATGCACAACATGCTCACTAACTCTGCTGCTTTACACATCCAATCTCTGGAAGGAACTTCTCATCGATATCCGTTGAGGAAACAAACTATTTAACAATTAGACGTCCAAATACCGAAgcaacaaaaaacatttttcacctACCATGGAAAACGCCTGTTCAATTGAAAAGTggctgttcaccatggaggtgtggctcaaaacagcgtctgatccccatgtcaggggcggctgatcactgcattcgtgccagcggggactctaaaaagatCTGTGCACACCGGTCCTCTCTAGGCCTCCGgtctagagattggaaactcggaacatggaactgcaagtctctcaactTCCTTGcaagtacccgaattctttcggaaatattgagagcccgcaatttcaacatcataacactgcaggaggtgtgctggaaaggttcgatggagCGATCGTTCCAAAGTGGGtataccatctaccagagctgcggcaacacacacgagctgggtacagctttcatcgtgatgggggagatgcaaaaacgggtgattggctGGTGGCCGAtaaatgaaagaatgtgcagattgaggatgcgaggccactttttcaacatcagcattatcaacgtctaTAGTCTATATCAACGTCTATATCAACGGCTAACACCGATGATGATTAAAAGAGTTCTACGCGATGAATTGGTAGGTTCAGTccccatcagcgaaccaacggaagcggcctaagacttatcaaCTTCGCTGcatccaagaacatggccatacgtagcaccttctctcagcacagcctccaataccgttacacctggagatcaccacagcaaacagaaacacaaattgaccacgttttgatggACGGTCGGCACTtatcggatatcatcgacgtcagaacctatcgtggcgctaataTCAATTCAGACCACTACGTGGTGATGGTCAAAccgcgttctaaactgtcagtcgtcaataacataaggcACCAGCGTTCatcacggtaccacctacggagccgaacgttgctgcaacatactcgcagcgtctcgaagctgcgttaccggaggtagacgaactggatgctactcccctcgatgaatgctggaacaccttGAAGCAAAAATtggcagcacagcagagaccgtcatcgggtctgaacaacgaggacaacggaacgaatggtttgacgatgagtaccgagcgctcctgaacgagaaggatgcagcacgtgCAGCCATGCTGCTAATAATAATAAGCTAAAGAACCATAAAGCAGCTGGTAAGAATGGCCTCGTTGCGGaactcttcaagggaggtccgggaaaacttgtagagtgtatgcaccggttgatagtcaggatttgggacacagaacagctaccggaggagtggaaggacgggatAATCTGCGCCATCTATAAGCATGCGGAGCTTGATTTTCAACAAATCttgtcagtttatctgcttcgccgacgacttTGTCTACCTTGCCTCGTTGTAAAaactgacaacaacaatagccgtgaaattcgaagacgcatagtcaatggaagtcgtgcctactgtgggctccgcaaatcctcaAGGTCTAACAAACCCCGAAccccatgtacaaatccctatttCGACCGGtagttctctatgggcacgaagtgtggacgatgcttgaagaggactcacaagtgcttggtgttttcgaacgccgagtgctcagaacaatacagAACAATACAATACATATATATGTTAGTTTCTGTTAGTATGTGTACGCGTTAAAAACTTGAAAAGTGCGGAACCGactgagctcaaagttggataTAATACACAAGTCACTTCAAGGAATGTTGCtacggcataaaaaaaatgaaaaaattagagAAAACTTATTTATTATATGGCCATAGTGCGTTTCCGAAAttaagcttctaatgaaaatcgactactGTGTTCTATATGAAgtaaacatcttttttccaagtgtttgacaaaatcgtgaactgaaattatgtttcaaaatgatttccaatttatcgatttccctcatctatttctatctctctctctttatatatatatatatatatatatatatatatatatatatatatatagtgagagtcaaaactcaaaaactcgaaaagtacggatccgactgagctcaaagttggacaaAATATACAATTCATTTCAAGGAATGTTGTTACAgcgtgaaaatagaaaaaatagagaaaaatgattttttatatgGCCATAGCGCGTTTCCGAAAttaagcttctaatgaaaatcgaccatTCAGtattgaatatgtgttctatgtgatggaaacatgttttttccaagtgtttgaGAAAATCGTGAACTGAATTTGTGTTTCggaatgatttaaaatttatcgatttccctcatctacatatataaaaatgttctgttcgtttgtatacgtgtcaaaaactcgaaaatttcggaaccgattgagctcaaactatgatacaatatgcAAAACTATAAAatcatctaggattgttgttacaacacgaagaattgaaaaattcaactcaaccgtgcaaccacaatgtgccacagcaaagcgtggcagggtacagtaaataaataaataaataaaaaattgaaaagtgaaCAAAATATGCAAATGTTCAAGCTGAAAATCAAATCCTCCTTGCGAAACAGTCTCGAAAACTACATTTGATAAAAATcgaacgagaaatgttgaatccTCGATCTAGCTCAATAAAGAGCTCAAACACCCTCTTCAAAGAGAGTAATCTCACTGAGGGTGAAATGGAAGGCCGTATCCTGTTAACCCTCTTAAGCCCTGATGCAATATAAAACCTTGATGGAAAATAGAGTATCCAATCCACTATACCAGAAATTATATCCAAGGATGGTGCTAACCGAGAATCATTATGAAAAACGCGGATATATGATTAATGAATTATTAAAAATGAATTGTAATTATTATAATAAATTCTgatacaaataaataaataaaaataaagtataaagtattaCAGATTTTGGAAGCTAGCTAATACACCTGATGGTAATGTTTAGGAAAAGAATTTGTTTGAAACGCACTAATATACGCGTATCTTTGAAATTGGAATTCAACCAATTGATGGAACGGAGCGGAAAATTTTCCGTATCTGAGTTTTCTGACCAGACAAAGAAGTTTCCTGTTAATGGATTAATAGTATAGCTCCTAACtatgtttaataaaaaaattgtaatgaattGTAGCGTTGATATCTTCaacttttttaaagaaaaaatcgTCCTTACCTGGAATGCACTACCAATGTTAGCAGTAAACAGAGAGGATGATAATCCATGCTCCACTTCGTTATTCCATTCAATGGCTTCGTCCAAATTTTTAGTTTTCAGGATGTACACAATTGGAGCAAAAGTTTCCCTGTGAACCACGGGAGAATTGTGTGGTAAATTTGTGATGATAGTGGGTTCCACAAAAAATCCTGGTCTATTTATCACTTTGCCACCGCATTCAATACGTCCTCCTAACTTTAGTGCCTCTTCGATGGCACGCTTATAATAAATCACAGCTTGTGAATTGTGCAGAGGGCCATAAAGTGTAGATTCTTCTAGGGGGTGACCAACTCGTTTCAACAGGTTATTATAACGATTTGTCAGTTTAGAGACAAACTCATCATACAATTTTTCATGGATAATAAGACGTCGGGTGCTGGTACATCTTTGCCCTGCTGTACCTATACATCCAAAGAATGCCGCGTCTAAAGCCATATCGGCTGGAGCATCATGATTGATTATCAAAGCATTGTTACCGCCAAGTTCCAGCAAACATTTTCCAAATCTTCGTTGAACTTCAACACCAACTTCGCGTCCAACTGCAGTACTGCCTGTGAAGGACAGAAGTTTAATGCGTTCGTCAGAAACCATCCTTTTTCCCACTTCGTTACCACTCTGACAGAGTGTAACAACTGGTGGTAAATTATTCCGCTTCAAAACACTGGATAAAATCTTCGTTGTAGCGATGGATACTAGAGAAGTGCTTGGAGCTCCTTTCCAAAGAACTGAATTGCCAACAGATAATGCAATAGCAGCATTCCATCCAAACACTGCACAAGGAAAATTGAAAGCAGAGATTACGCCAACTAATCCCAGGGGATTCCATTTTTCTATAATGGTGTGCTTTGCCCTCTCCGATGGCAGAATTTGGCCAGAAAACATCCTCGAGAGCCCTACAGCATAATCACAAATGTCGATAAACTCTTGTACTTCCCCAATTCCTTCCGCTTGGATTTTGCCCATTTCTAGTGACACCAGTTTTCCCAGTGGTTCCCTATATTTTCGCAACTCATCGCCAAACTGGCGAACAATTTCACCACGGAAAGGGGCCGGTAGGTTTTTCCATTGTTTGTAGGCGGCACTACCAATTTGAACACATTGTTCCAAATCTTCCAAGGTGCCTGTTTTTACTTCTGCAATTACATTTCCGCTAGCAGGGTCGATCGATGTAATGGTATCACCACTTCCAGTCCAGTTTCCGTTGTAAACTCCATCATTAATTTTGCTCAAACCAAGATCTTTGAGAAACGAAAAATTAtcattttccaccaaatatgTTGATGCCATTCTATATGTTTGAAGATGCTTAGGTGTGTGGATGCGTAAAAATGTTGTAATCATACTGAAATGAAATAATTGTGTAATGAATTTCTCGATAGTCACAGCGGCTCTACTTGAAACAGAACTGATTTGCAAGGTTGTCTCTTGGAAGACTGAGCTTTGCCATGAAACAAAGTGAAGAGAAAAATTATTGACCTTATCTCCTTAGAGCATTATCAGAGTCAACTGGCATGCAAAGTGTTGGTTACCGGTCGACGTGAAAAAAAAGATAAGACATTTCTATAccaaacaagaattttgtaacTTGATGGCTTATGATACTTACTTGTTACTTGTTCTCTGTCTTTTTTATTCGCTGAGATATTTTCGAGAACTATTAAATCAGTAGAATCAGTATATCATGTTTGGTTATACTAATTAATAAAATAGATTTACTTTCGTTTGTATTTTGAATTTGTAATAAATTCGAACGGTTTTTGAACTACAACAATTTAATCTTTCTTGATTGAGTACGGTGCGATGACTGAAACTGGAATATGTTCATTACTGATAAGAATATGATTCTACATGGACAATTCAATTTTTTGATTCCGGTGAACTtagttttaaattcatttaggaTAATATACTTTGTTTAAAAACATGAATATGTATATTCGTATACTTGTAACATTCGTTTCGAGTACCTGTCGTCTCGTTAAAAACTTAAACGGCCATAAAATTGAGTGAACACTGTCAATTTCAGCAATCTTCCACATGGTTTCATTGTGTGTATGGAAAAACACGACGATAAGACTGGTTTATTGACGGTTACTTTTAAACACATAACATCATTTTCTCGTTCGAGTGCAATCTAGGCTCAGAAGCAGTGGGAACAATTCGCTATGTCAATTAGGGTTTTTGGATCTGGAATCACTCATTAACatggttttgtggttttacCACAATAATTTTCTCCACGACGTAATACGCTCGAGCGCTATGCAGCGTGATCTCCTGGCAATTTTGCCGGTTTCACGAAATCCAACTACAAATTTTAAGCCGGGGATGAACCAAAGGATATTAACAGGAAATAGTCGTATATTTTCATTGTCTTTCCAGATAAGTGATCAGCGTGTTATTGTATATGCTAATAACTGATTGATCAATTTCCAATTTTAAGTGGAAATACtacttctttcttattttttacgGATTGTTCGCCAAAAAACCTCAAAAAACCTTCACATTTTGCCTAGCTTAGTCCATATTTATATTATGATTCTCAGAGTCGAGAATGATTATCTACATTGTCATTGTGTCGACGTGTTAATTTTAACTTTATCTTCAATCATGCTTGGAGATTTCTAGTTGAGCTTATTGAAACTCTCATATTGTTGTacaaatttgaaatgttatcgGTAGGATGAAGGGACCTACCGATGAtgagagcccccgcagactgtaGATTTTTCAATCGACCAATAGTTTGGGTGAAGAGGACGCAGACGAGACATACAGTCGG
Protein-coding sequences here:
- the LOC129762332 gene encoding putative aldehyde dehydrogenase family 7 member A1 homolog isoform X2; this encodes MITTFLRIHTPKHLQTYRMASTYLVENDNFSFLKDLGLSKINDGVYNGNWTGSGDTITSIDPASGNVIAEVKTGTLEDLEQCVQIGSAAYKQWKNLPAPFRGEIVRQFGDELRKYREPLGKLVSLEMGKIQAEGIGEVQEFIDICDYAVGLSRMFSGQILPSERAKHTIIEKWNPLGLVGVISAFNFPCAVFGWNAAIALSVGNSVLWKGAPSTSLVSIATTKILSSVLKRNNLPPVVTLCQSGNEVGKRMVSDERIKLLSFTGSTAVGREVGVEVQRRFGKCLLELGGNNALIINHDAPADMALDAAFFGCIGTAGQRCTSTRRLIIHEKLYDEFVSKLTNRYNNLLKRVGHPLEESTLYGPLHNSQAVIYYKRAIEEALKLGGRIECGGKVINRPGFFVEPTIITNLPHNSPVVHRETFAPIVYILKTKNLDEAIEWNNEVEHGLSSSLFTANIGSAFQWIGENGSDCGIVNINTSPSGAEIGGAFGGEKHTGGGRESGSDAWKQYVRRSTITVNHSPDLPLAQGIVFE
- the LOC129762332 gene encoding putative aldehyde dehydrogenase family 7 member A1 homolog isoform X1; amino-acid sequence: MAKLSLPRDNLANQFCFNMITTFLRIHTPKHLQTYRMASTYLVENDNFSFLKDLGLSKINDGVYNGNWTGSGDTITSIDPASGNVIAEVKTGTLEDLEQCVQIGSAAYKQWKNLPAPFRGEIVRQFGDELRKYREPLGKLVSLEMGKIQAEGIGEVQEFIDICDYAVGLSRMFSGQILPSERAKHTIIEKWNPLGLVGVISAFNFPCAVFGWNAAIALSVGNSVLWKGAPSTSLVSIATTKILSSVLKRNNLPPVVTLCQSGNEVGKRMVSDERIKLLSFTGSTAVGREVGVEVQRRFGKCLLELGGNNALIINHDAPADMALDAAFFGCIGTAGQRCTSTRRLIIHEKLYDEFVSKLTNRYNNLLKRVGHPLEESTLYGPLHNSQAVIYYKRAIEEALKLGGRIECGGKVINRPGFFVEPTIITNLPHNSPVVHRETFAPIVYILKTKNLDEAIEWNNEVEHGLSSSLFTANIGSAFQWIGENGSDCGIVNINTSPSGAEIGGAFGGEKHTGGGRESGSDAWKQYVRRSTITVNHSPDLPLAQGIVFE